Proteins co-encoded in one Kamptonema formosum PCC 6407 genomic window:
- a CDS encoding serine O-acetyltransferase, whose amino-acid sequence MVESVNIQTISATDPDWSREKCDRWWEPNRQLLKCIRNYQKWQVRGGIVGGFLSRWNVLWHRFWSVVTGADIPLNCQLGGGLIILHPNGIVIHPGAFIGPNCLILQQVTIVEGVKICGHVDIGAGAKIIRAVTIGDHAKIGANAVVICDVPAGATAVGVPAKIINLPSSGENVN is encoded by the coding sequence ATGGTTGAATCAGTTAATATTCAGACTATTTCTGCTACCGATCCCGATTGGAGTCGTGAAAAATGCGACCGTTGGTGGGAACCTAATCGTCAATTACTCAAATGTATCCGCAATTATCAAAAGTGGCAGGTTCGTGGTGGAATTGTTGGAGGTTTTTTATCTCGTTGGAATGTGCTTTGGCACAGATTTTGGAGTGTAGTAACTGGAGCAGATATTCCTTTAAACTGCCAGTTAGGAGGGGGATTAATTATCCTTCATCCCAACGGGATCGTGATTCATCCAGGGGCATTTATCGGCCCAAATTGCTTGATTTTACAACAGGTGACAATTGTGGAAGGGGTGAAAATTTGCGGCCATGTTGATATCGGTGCGGGAGCGAAAATTATTCGGGCTGTGACTATTGGCGATCATGCTAAAATTGGTGCTAATGCTGTAGTTATTTGCGATGTGCCGGCAGGAGCGACGGCGGTGGGAGTGCCGGCGAAAATTATTAATTTGCC